Part of the Henckelia pumila isolate YLH828 chromosome 2, ASM3356847v2, whole genome shotgun sequence genome is shown below.
gccaggcgccgccagggcagcaaacgttgctgccctaagggggcagccgggctgccccggcccgcgccccgggtgcgggccggcccgggagtgtcccgggcggcccgcgggaaaaattatatttttattaattttaatatttaaaattttatttttggtccggtcaaaaattgtttttgattggttcacgagatttcggatcgaattgttcgagtccgtaaattttaaaattgattttggataaatttgaatttttggaaaattttaatattttatccgtaaattgaattttgaaatcaattattttgttacaattgatgataagatatgatcttatgatatattagataaaatatgattttatttgtaaaattggattttatagataaaatatgattttatttgatatggagataaaatatgattttatatgtgaaatatgattttatatataaaatatgattttatcttgtttaaatttgaattgccacagcatgttatccaataaattaattttgaattaaatgttattggataaggatgatcgattgccatgaccaattttgtaggtgtatgttaggaatttacattttgtctttattgttgttggttttattaatgggcctggtttatggcccgatatgaatgtcatatgtaataaaagtgggcttggtttatagcccgttcccaccccctaaaatgtatcccctacttgtcattgttatttaattgtaaatacattagatttagtgggagatcaagatttgaagatggtgggcccagcagacaatgaagactgaagaaatgtaaattggaagcatatgtaataggattgcatttgcatactgcatattacctaggattggactaagacccgtgattggcaaccacgggtcaattagaaatggaatcgatcatcctatataatatgtgatattatgattgtatgcatgtttagacataaattgcgtgaatccggcaatgcatgcaataaattaaatatgatgagacaaatatttttataaataaaatccctcattttaaatatgatttaaaatttatatcaagataaataaaggaaatttaaatattgtttaaatgttcctaccttccatcaacggtcaatgtatgtgatgctacccgcggatacggtccggctcatattattgggggggcccgtccgtcggaaagctgtacattggatcgacaaatgttgtaagttgggtggaactcccatgggatcggctcatattattgggggatccacatggcgaccgtccatcacaacttaatattgatgggtcatcttgacatgtcactttaaacggcgtcatattattgggcccttattggacatgaggtaaatacatgggggttgctttggaagcaattgggctctaccttttgagaattatggttggctgatattattcgggaccataagtttgtcaattggactccatgttctcactaaggaaaaagtttcccgttttcactagagggtggtgaaatcgttaaaatagtgggagtgagattcataaaattaaattcgcctattttatgtcttagtaaattgttaaacaatcattgatatatgtctgtttttccttttcagtatttcatacaatgaattcgcgaaatcctttattctcgatcctcgaacaaaacaagctgactggcgccaactatacggaatggttccggaagttgaagattgtcttaacttcggagaaaatgctctacgtgttagagaaagcacctccgaaggaagcaccagctgacataagtccggaggaattggccaaacttgatgcatggtgtgaccatgacatcaagaccaaatgctatatgcaagcctcgatgtctgatgaactccagaggcgatttgaggacacggtgaatgctgctgacattcacacgcaactcaaggaactttttggggctcagtcgagggctgaaaggttctctactgttaaggagttgatgacgtgccgcatgcgtgaagggacttcggtccgtgatcatggggtacgagtgatttggctcatacagaagttagcgacccttgatttggtgttggagcatgaactcaatgtggacttgctgcttctatctcttccttcttcatttgatggattcgtgataaattttaatatgaacaagatagaggccacccttgaagagatggtcaatatgctcgttacatatgaatccacacttaagaaggataagccagctttcttggtgggctcctcatcttctgcaaagaaggggccaagtatgaagggcaagaaacgttctgccccacccaagaaagtggaacccgagaagaagcaaaagacaaaggcttcaaacgatggaaaatccaaggatgtttgccattactgcaagaagccgggtcattggaagcgcaactgcaaggagtatcttgagcagttgggaactgcaaagggtatgttctatatcgaaataaacatgtcacttaatacaacttcttgggtattggataccggatgtggttctcacatttgcaatgatttgcaggtgatgacaagaagtcgcaggcttagaatgggtgagacccagctgaggctcgggaatggttccagagttgaagctacggccattggagatgtttgtttgattttgcagaatggttttaaattattgttgagagatgttttatttgtgccagatttaattaaaaacattatttctatttctatgcttgatagagatggttattcttgtaattttgtgaatgggatttgcagtatttacaagaatgaatgtttaattggaaatggacaacttgaaaacgatctatataatttaaaactaaaagacgttccagtgaattgtattgacaaaccggcaacaacaaacaaaaggaaaatcgatagtcaaaacccggcaaacctttggcacgctagactaggtcatatttcctcaaggaggatgaacaagctagtgggagagggcatgtttgatatgtctgatattaactctctacctacttgtgaatcctgcctaaaagggaaaatgactaaatctccttttaaggggaagcctgaacgtagtcaaaatctgttggatttgatccatacagatgtttgtggtccatttagagtagggactcaacatggccacacctacttcattacctttactgatgattattctaggtatgggtatttatatttaatgaaatataagtctgaagcatttgaaaagttcaaagaattcaaggctgaagtagaaaacaagctaggtaaaagtattaaagcacttcgatcggatcgaggtggagaatacttgagtaccgagtttttggactatctaaaagagaatgggattctctctcagtggactcctcctatgacaccacagcttaatggtgtatcggagcgtcgtaatcgaactttgttggacatggttcgatctatgatgagcttcactgagcttccaccttcgttttggggctatgcgcttgaaacggcggtattattgttgaataacgtccacactaaagcagtggacaaaacaccatacgagttatggaatggcaaagctcctaagtattcatacttgaggatttggggatgtcctgcttacgtgaagaggacagtgggagataagttggatagtcgatccagcttgtgttattttgtggggtatccgaagaattcaatcggatattatttctattatcctgctgaaacaaaggtgtttgtttcacggaatgccaccttcttggagaaggagttcttattggataagaaaggcgagatgatggaactcgaagaagttcgagaagaacccgaaatacaaaataacgatcccacacctcaggaaccattgctggacacgcctgcacctagaagatccgaggacttctagacctccagttcgatatggtcttcttcttgaagagggtcaagatgaacccgacattggatgtgatccaagaagcttcaaggaagcaatttctgatgcggattcgaatttatggcttgaagctatgcaatcagaattggattcgatgcatactaaccaagtctggactttagtggatcctcccgatggaattgttccaatagggtgtaaatggatctacaaaagaaagcttgggcctgatggtaaggtattgacctacaaggcgcgattggtggctaaaggttatactcaaaggcaaggagttgactatgacgaaaccttttcaccagttgcaatgttcaagtccataagaatccttattgccatagctgcatggtatgactatgagatatggcaaatggatgtgaagactgcttttcttaatggagacattaaggaagaaatctatatgaagcagcctgaggggtacacatccatgggaagcgagcataaggtatgcaagcttcagagatcaatttatggtctaaaacaagcatcaagaagttggaaccagaaatttgatgaaacaattaaagactttggtttcatcaagaacccggaggaaccttgcgtgtacaagaaagtagttaaggatgcggtgacattcttagtactttatgttgatgacatcctactcattgggaatgatgtagggatgttgcagtcaacaaagatatggttatcaggtagattttcgatgaaggatttgggtgaggcatcctacattcttgggatacagatctatagggatagatctaagagaatgataggactcactcaatcaacctacatcgataccatattgaaacggttttcaatggatgggtccaagagaggacatctacccatgtgtcatggagtttctctatccaagtctatgtgtcccaagactgatgcagagatagagaatatgacacatgtaccatatgcgtcagctataggtagtatcatgtatgggatgatatctaccagaccggatgtagcatttgctctgagtgtcacgagcagatatcagtctaatcctggtcagatgcattggaaagccgtgaaggacattcttaagtacttgcgaaggactaagaatatgttcatggtttatggaggacgagaactcaaactggaaggctataccgactctagcttccaaagtgatgtggatgactcgaagtcaacctttggatttgtgttcatgctcaatggcggtgctgtctcttggaagagttccaagcaggacaccacagcggattccaccactgaggctgaatacattgcagcatcagctgctgctaaagaggccgtttggatgaggaatttcgtccaagagttgggcgtcattcctgaatttgttggtccagtcccggtgtactgcgacaacacgggtgccgttgctcaagcaaaggaaccaaggtctcatcaaagatccaaacacgtactgaggaaataccacataatccgggagattgtggaaagaggagacatcagtgtcgaacgagtggcctctgcagacaatatcgctgatccacttactaagcctttgccaggaccattgtttgacaaacatcgcgaagcaatgggtctacgtagtatgactagttggctatagggcaagtgggagattgtaagagtgggtgcccagtgagccaactgtgtggctatgggctttgttgactctttgtataaacaatcttttgtttaatattatttacacttttatggcaatgactttatattacttcatattgttatattgtgatatactattgttgttttgataaagaccttgaatatactatagtgtatgtaagatgtggtagaacatggagatgtctatcatgaaatacatcttatagtcactgtatattctaaaaccgttcctagtcgattgagccgtccgataataaggataaggatcgctcgagtttgagactagcatttgcgatgcggagtaccacgtttcattggtagggaacatggagatgttcgaagcatgcaaatggatattcataggatgaatagtcgaactaccctatccggactttccaagtggttatcacttatcgagtggataaagtccgcggttttggttgtacaccattagtccttacgacttgaaacatcatggagactctatatgctagtactgtgctttgactcgtttaccgactctgagggggtcatcaggtgtcgagattgggtacagttacgacacatataggagtcaatgcattgttgtcaaggattcaccacatacttgcgagtgtggatatcctatgcgatctgaggagatattagtgtgacaaatctctggccagagtacttgatgtgatttaagaaatggtttcttagtagcacatgcgatgtcactaatttgatcttcaagatgcattgcatagttatcgaatcttgagcgactctcgatataccaatggttgttgattcgatcgggatatatggatgaagggaccgtactgtacgttaaccaaaatctactggttcttgtaggcactatcagtgatacctagggaatcatggggcgatgttgctaggcgctttaccatgattcgttgggcaagtcggaaagtgttgttccgagtcacaaggagttgtgagcccacggctagctgtatccctgaaccattgagggtcacacagtgtaatggagttttaatccccgttgagatagttaaatttaaagagttaaatttaatgaactaaggagttggacttcttaaataagagtaagggagtaggatttcctaaaatgacatagggatggacatttttggaaaccactgaattcggattcaggaaaatttattttgactttaaaacatgcagaaatagtttctgtgcacattggtgaaatcgtttcatcaatcggagtcacgatgaattttatattaatttctgaacgagcgggctttgcttgtcgggccccagcttatgactaatgggccctaaggtgttagtggcctgcattataaataagttatttcagtacagaaattacacacaacaggtcattattttgagagcaattttcgaaaaccctaccctctcaaaaccgatcggccgtcccctccctttgctctgcccgagaaaattccggtctgtgattttgaatcgcagtaaggaataacgaatcagattcgtgtaatctcttcgcagaaaacttctgatagattttctagtgcaatctatcagagggattaaacctctgttcgtggacctgattgaaggcgttcatcggttccagggagagacaacaagagcagaattgttctgttggtgtccattaatctcgttgcgagatttgaggtaaaatttatttaattgttatttaaattttacacatacagtaattcaatcgatgaacggttgatacccacaccatggaatcgttccatgagaaaattttaaacttccgctgcaccgggtatcaatcgtaattggtctgggaactcgccagttttccaacaactaGCTCCCACATAAATGAAGGAACTGAAAGtgcagattcaagagtttctTGATAAAGGGTTCATACGCCCTAGCTTCTCTCCATGGGGCGCACCGGTCCTCTTTGTGAAAAATAAGGACGGAAGTCTGACAATGTGCATAGACTATCGAGGGTTGAATGGTATAACAATtaagaacaagtacccacttCCTAGGATTgaggatctctttgatcagttacaaggaGCTTCTGtattttcgaagattgatcttcattctggatatcaccagttgaaggtgaaggagtctGATGTATTCAAGACAGCCTTTAGGACTCgctatggccactacgagttccttgtgatgccgtttgggatgacgaacgcgccagcggtcttcatggatcttatgaaccgcgtgttccAACCGTacttggatcagtttgtcattttCTTTATTGACGATATCCTCATTTTCTCAAAGGATAGAGAAGAGCATACCCAGCATTTGAGGACAATTCTAGGAGTACTCCGAGAGCGtaagttgtatgccaagttcgaCAAGTGCAAATTTTGGTTATGGAGAGTACCattcttgggtcatattatttccaAGGATGGATTGGAAGTAGATCCTTCCAAGGCTCAAGCAGTGAAGGATTGGTCTATGCCAAGAAGCgcatcggagattcgcagtttcctCTGATTGACCGGTTACTAtaggaagtttatcaagggtttttcatCGATTGTTGTGCCCTTGACAGCgctaaccaagaagaatgccaaGTTTATTTGGAAGCCAGAGTGTCAAGAGAGCATTGATGTGTTGAAGGAGGATCTCACgacagcaccagtgttagctATGCCATCTGGAGAGGGAGATTTTGTggtttacactgatgcttccaagttgggactTGGGGCAGTACTTATGCAGCGATATAGggttatcgcttatgcttctaggcagttgaaggagaatgagaagaactaccctactcacgttttggagttagcagcagtggtgtttgctctcaagatttggaggcactgTCTCTACGGAGAGAAGTGTAAGatattcaccgaccataagagcctcaaatacttcttcacccagaaggagttgaataggagacagcggagatggttagagttggtgaaagattatgacttcgatattagctaccacccgggtaaagctaatgtggtcACAGATGCATTGAGTAGGAAGTCAGCAGTGATTGCCTCTTTGACGGTGTCTAGACCTTTGCAGgatgagattcagagattcggACTAGAGTTCTATGCCGAGAGTAGAGCTCCCATATTTTCAGCTTTGTCAGTGCAGACTTCGTTGTTTGACCGTATCAGAGTTTCTCAAGCGGTTGATGAGCAGTTGAGTAAGTGGAGACGGAGAGCCGACGAGAGAGGTAGTGATTTGTACTCCGTGGTAGATGGGATTATGAGGTTCAAGGATAGAATTTTGGTgcccgcaggtgattctctgcgagctactatcatggcagaggctCATACATCACCGTACTCTATCCACCCAGGCAGTACCAAGATGTATCGAGACCTTCAGCAGTTGTATTGGTGGCCGGGCATGAAGCGTGACAATGCCTGATTCGTGTCAGAATgtctgacatgccagcaggtcaaggctaAGCATCAAAGACCTGTAGGATTGCTTAAGACACTCCCTATTcccgagtggaaatgggagaatattaccatGGATTTCGTTGTTGGCTTGTCGAGGACAGTGAGAGGTtcgaatgctatttgggttattgttgaccgtctcactaagtcggcgcACTTTTTTCTAGTGAGGAAAAATTTCTCCATGACTC
Proteins encoded:
- the LOC140877590 gene encoding uncharacterized protein is translated as MQAKKLVHDGCEAFLASVSLSELPTRPDISDVDVVSNFEDVFPDEVAALTKKNAKFIWKPECQESIDVLKEDLTTAPVLAMPSGEGDFVVYTDASKLGLGADEIQRFGLEFYAESRAPIFSALSVQTSLFDRIRVSQAVDEQLSKWRRRADERGSDLYSVVDGIMRFKDRILVPAECLTCQQVKAKHQRPVGLLKTLPIPEWKWENITMDFVVGLSRTVRGSNAIWVIVDRLTKSAHFFLVRKNFSMTHTVFHPQTDGQSERVIQILEDLLRACAIDFHDSWESRLPLVEFAYNNSYQATICMEPYEALYGRPCRSLVLWTEIGKRTELGPEIVQQTAEVVGRIDDRMRTVQSRHKSYADHRRRD